In Bogoriella caseilytica, the genomic window GTGCGGGCACAAAGCTGCGCGCGAAGTCGAAACCGATCATCGATGCCGGTCCGCACAATCCCAGAGCCAGCGCCAGGAAGACCAGCTGCCACAGCGGCCGCGGCGCCGGGAACACCAGCACCAGGCACCAGGCCAGTACCGTCAGGCCGACAACGGCGAGCGCCATCCATGATCGGCGCAGCGGATGACGCGCGGTGAATGATCCCACCAAGGGTGCTCCGGCCAATCCACCCAGAGTGACGGTCACCAGCAGCGCGCTTGCCTCCCCCGCCGTGCGGCCTTGACCATCAGTGAGGAAGGGCACCCCCCACAACAGCAAGAAGGTCATGGGAGCGAAACCTGTGACGAAGTGCGTGCTCAGACCCAGCCAGGTTCCGGGCTCTCGCAGCACCGCGCTCACCGGCACCCGACCCGAGCGGTCCACCTGCCGGGGAACCGCGCCCGGCGGCTGATCTCGCACCAGCACCAGCGTGGTGATCACCCCGACCGCGCTGAGTACCGCCAGGCCGGTGAAGGAAGGCGCCCAGCCGATGGTCACCAGCACGGCGAGGAAGGGCACCGCAGAGATGATCTGCCCCAGCTGACCGACCTGACTGGTGAGCTGGGTGAGCATGGGCACGCGATGGGCGGGGAACCATGCCGGCAGCAGACGCAGGGCAGAGACGAAGGTGGCGGCGTCGCCGAGCCCGACCAGCACCCTGGCGGTCACGGCCAGCGTGAGAGTCGGTGCGAAGGCGAGCAGCAGATGGCCGGCCGCGATGAGAACCCCACCCGCGGCGATCATCTTCCGTGAGCCGAGGCGGTCCAGGAGCAGCCCGGCGGGCACCTGCGCTCCTGCGTAGACGGCGAGCTGAGCGATGGCAAAGAGCGAGAGCACCGAGGCACTGATCTCAAAACGCTCGGTCGCCTCGGTGCCACTGACTCCGAAGGAGGTCCGCGCCGTGACGGCAATGACGTAGCCGGTCAGCGCGGCCGACCAGACCAGCGCCGCCTGCCGGCGGGGAGCAGGCGCCTGGAAAGGTCTCACCCCGCTGATCCTTGCAGAGTGCGCGGCGCAGAGTCGGTGAGTGTCGTGCCGCGGAGGCGGTCAGCCCTCGCGGGGATCTCCCTGCGGCATGCTGCCGTGCGGCCCGGGATCCTCCGGCTCGACCGGTTCCTCGTGGGCGAGCCCGGCGAGGAACTCCTCGAGTTCAGCACCGATCTCATCGGCTCCGGGCACTGTCTGCTCCGTGAGCAGATTGCGCTGACCGGGCTCGGCGGATGACTCCATGAAGGTGTCGTACTGCTGCTCCAGGGCGCGCACCACGGCGCCGACCTCCCCTGAACGCGCAACCTGCTCCTCGATCTCCTCCACCGTGCGGGCCGCAGCGGACTCCAGCTCCTCGACGGGAAGTGCAACCCCGGCCGAGGCGGCGATCTGGCGCACGAGAGCCGCGGCGGCCTGGGGGTACTCGTTCTGCGCGAGATAGTGCGGCACGTTCGCAGCGAAGCCCAGCGCGTCGTACCCGGCCCGGCCCAGACGGAGCTCGAGGAGGCCAGCGACATTCCCGGGCACCTTGATCCGGCCCATCAGGTGACGCTGGGGGTCAATGAGGCCGTCACGCGAGGCGTGCGCCGTCACGGAGACCGGGCGCGTATGCGGCACGGCCATCGGGATGCCGTGCACGCCGATGGCCTGCTGGACGCCGAGCTGGCCGGCAAGATCGAGAATCGCGGCTGTGAAGCGGTCCCACTGCAGGTCGGGCTCGAGGCCATGCAGGAGCAGGAACTCCTTGCCGGCACCGTCATCAAGTCGGTCCAGAGCGATCACCGGTTCGTCGTAGTCGGTGAAACGCCAGTCTTCGAAGGTCAGCTGCGGACGGCGGGAGCGGTAGTCGATCAGTTCGTCGGCCACGAAGGTCGCCACCCGGCGCGCCGGGAGTTCGCCGAGCAGGTGGCGGGCCACCAGCTCTCCGGCGTGGCCAGCATCCAGCGAGCCGCGCAGCGCGTGCACCAACACGGGTACATCGCCATTCTCCAGGGCGCCGTCGTTTGCGGTGTAGAGATCTCGAGGGTCGCGCACAGTTCCGCTCCTTCCCAAGCTGGCTGGCACTGGTGCTGTGGAGGTAACCATGATCCCGGCCGGATCATTCCGCGCGCACCACGCGCCACAAGGCGTGTCCGGTGGCTGATAATAGATGGCCGTACTCGGCGAGAGAACGGGTACACCGACGACGAGGAGGGCGCCCGCAGTGACTGGCCCCCGCAGCACCGACCGTCCGGCCGAGGCCCTCCAGGAGGCCATCGCGCGGGAGCAGCAGCAGGTCGACGCCGTGTATGGACGGCTCGATGAGCTGCGCGCCACCTACCGGGAGCGTCTGACCGACGTCCGCAGCACGGGGGCCGTGGGGACCCACCAGAACCGCTCGGAGCGGGATGCCTTCGCAGCCCACTACGAGGATGCCCTGGGCCGACTCGAGGCGGTGGAGAACCGGCTGGTCTTCGGCCGGCTGGACCTGCATCAGGGCGAGCGCCCGCGGTATGTGGGGCGCATCGGCCTGTCCGAGCCGCACGGTCGCCGTCAGCTGCTGGTGGACTGGCGCGCCCCGAGCGCTCAGCCCTTTTACCAGGCGACGGCAGCACAGCCCGGGGAGGTCATCCGGCGTCGCCACCTCATGACCCGGGGGCGCGAGGTGGTCAGCCTGGAGGATGAACTGCTCGATGGCGAGGCTGCCGCCGATGTCGGCTCGCTCGCCGGGGAGGGGGCGCTCTTCGCGGCCATGGCGGCTGCACGCGAGGGCCGGATGAGCGACATCGTGGCGACGATCCAATCGGAGCAGGACACGGTGATCCGCTCCCCCCTCGATGGCGTGCTGGTGGTTCAAGGCGGACCCGGGACCGGCAAGACCGCCGTGGCCCTGCACCGGGTGGCCTTCCTGCTCTACGAACACCGCTCTCGCCTGGAACGCTCCGGAGTGCTGCTGGTCGGCCCCTCACGCGCGTTCCTGCGGTACATCGAGCAGGTGCTGCCCTCCCTGGGCGAGACCGATGTGGTCACCACGACGATGGCCGAACTCCTGCCGGGCACCACCGCCCGTGGCCACGACCGGCCCGAGGTCGCTGAGCTCAAGGGCCGAGCCACCATGGCGCGCCTGGCCGAGCGAGCGGTGCGCGGGCTGCAGCGCGTCCCCAGCGAGACCCAGAAGCTCGACGTCGAGGGCGTCACCATTGAGCTGCGGCCAGAGGCGGTCCGGCGGGCGATCTCTCGTGCACGCCGAACCGGTTACCCGCACAACCAGGCGCGCGAGACCTTCGCCCTGACGATGCTCGAAGACCTCATGCGGCAGTACGGCCGGGCGCGCGGCCGGGAGCGGGGCGGCGAGGACGAGGAGAAGACCTTCGACGCGGAGGACCGCGCTTGGCTCCAGGAGGATCTGCGATCGACGCCGGCGGTTCGCCGTGCGGTCAACCTCTGCTGGATGCCCACCACCGCCCATGACCTGCTCGAACGGCTCTATGCCCGCCCGGACCTGCTGGCCCACCATGCGCGCGGACTGGGCCTGAGCGCCCGGGACCGGGAGCTGCTCCGACGGGACAAGGGGGCGCCCTGGACCGAGTCCGACATACCGATCCTCGACGAGCTCGCGGAGCTTCTAGGAGGTCACGAGGGCGCGGAGTCGGCCCGGGCCGCCAGCCAGGAGCGCCGCCGCCGGGAGGAGGAGGTGCAGTTCGCTGCGGAAGCGATCGAAGCGCAGGATCTCGGCGAAGGCATCGTCTCGGCGGAGATGCTCGCCGGGCGCTTCGCCGCCACCGGCCCGCGCCTGACCACCGCTGAGCGTGCCGCAGAGGACCGGACCTGGACCTACGGCCACATCGTGGTCGATGAGGCGCAGGAACTCACCGACATGGCGTGGCGCGCGCTGCTGCGCCGCTGCCCGACCCGCTCGATGACCGTGGTGGGCGATCTGGCCCAGCGCAGCGCGCCGGGGCAGCCGGGCTCGTGGGGAGAACTCCTCAGCGGCGCCGGCGGGGGTGTGCGCGAGGCCGTCCTGACGATTTCGTATCGCACGCCGGCCACGGTGCTGGACTCCGCGGTCGCAGTGGTCTCGGCTGCCGGTTCGCCACCGCCGTACCCGGTGACCGCGGCGCGCGACCTGCCGGGGGCCTTGGCCGTCACCCACAGCGGTGGGCCCAGCGCTGAAGGGCTCTTACAAGCCGTCGCCGAGGTCGTGGCGCACGAACTGTCCGCATTGGACGACGAACTCGGTGCAGGGGCCGGCAGGCTCGCGGTGCTCTGCGCTCAGGACCGGGTGGCGCACCTGGCCGCAGAGCTGCGGACGCAACCGCGATCCGC contains:
- a CDS encoding HelD family protein, whose protein sequence is MTGPRSTDRPAEALQEAIAREQQQVDAVYGRLDELRATYRERLTDVRSTGAVGTHQNRSERDAFAAHYEDALGRLEAVENRLVFGRLDLHQGERPRYVGRIGLSEPHGRRQLLVDWRAPSAQPFYQATAAQPGEVIRRRHLMTRGREVVSLEDELLDGEAAADVGSLAGEGALFAAMAAAREGRMSDIVATIQSEQDTVIRSPLDGVLVVQGGPGTGKTAVALHRVAFLLYEHRSRLERSGVLLVGPSRAFLRYIEQVLPSLGETDVVTTTMAELLPGTTARGHDRPEVAELKGRATMARLAERAVRGLQRVPSETQKLDVEGVTIELRPEAVRRAISRARRTGYPHNQARETFALTMLEDLMRQYGRARGRERGGEDEEKTFDAEDRAWLQEDLRSTPAVRRAVNLCWMPTTAHDLLERLYARPDLLAHHARGLGLSARDRELLRRDKGAPWTESDIPILDELAELLGGHEGAESARAASQERRRREEEVQFAAEAIEAQDLGEGIVSAEMLAGRFAATGPRLTTAERAAEDRTWTYGHIVVDEAQELTDMAWRALLRRCPTRSMTVVGDLAQRSAPGQPGSWGELLSGAGGGVREAVLTISYRTPATVLDSAVAVVSAAGSPPPYPVTAARDLPGALAVTHSGGPSAEGLLQAVAEVVAHELSALDDELGAGAGRLAVLCAQDRVAHLAAELRTQPRSAQAFTQGGTSLDARAAVLTAVEGKGLEFDVVVLVEPAEMLRRSAGDLYVAMTRPTRRLHVVHAGDLPAGLETDSTARPE
- a CDS encoding proteasome assembly chaperone family protein, encoding MRDPRDLYTANDGALENGDVPVLVHALRGSLDAGHAGELVARHLLGELPARRVATFVADELIDYRSRRPQLTFEDWRFTDYDEPVIALDRLDDGAGKEFLLLHGLEPDLQWDRFTAAILDLAGQLGVQQAIGVHGIPMAVPHTRPVSVTAHASRDGLIDPQRHLMGRIKVPGNVAGLLELRLGRAGYDALGFAANVPHYLAQNEYPQAAAALVRQIAASAGVALPVEELESAAARTVEEIEEQVARSGEVGAVVRALEQQYDTFMESSAEPGQRNLLTEQTVPGADEIGAELEEFLAGLAHEEPVEPEDPGPHGSMPQGDPREG
- a CDS encoding MFS transporter; the protein is MRPFQAPAPRRQAALVWSAALTGYVIAVTARTSFGVSGTEATERFEISASVLSLFAIAQLAVYAGAQVPAGLLLDRLGSRKMIAAGGVLIAAGHLLLAFAPTLTLAVTARVLVGLGDAATFVSALRLLPAWFPAHRVPMLTQLTSQVGQLGQIISAVPFLAVLVTIGWAPSFTGLAVLSAVGVITTLVLVRDQPPGAVPRQVDRSGRVPVSAVLREPGTWLGLSTHFVTGFAPMTFLLLWGVPFLTDGQGRTAGEASALLVTVTLGGLAGAPLVGSFTARHPLRRSWMALAVVGLTVLAWCLVLVFPAPRPLWQLVFLALALGLCGPASMIGFDFARSFVPAPRLGTATALVNVGGFTGAVVAIFLIGAVLDLAHAHGIRDPDAYRLAMSSQAVLWLVGIAAIAVTRRRARRRMAALGIHVPPARGVLRRMLQDLWSDIRRLWSGR